Within Micavibrio sp. TMED2, the genomic segment CGATGTGCCGACCGGCATGACCGATCCGGCAACCGCCCTGCCGGTTCAGATTTACCTCTGGGCCGACAGCCCGGAACGGGCCTTCACTGAGCGTACATCAGCCGCGATCATGGTGCTGCTGGCGTTCCTGATCACCATGAATGCACTTGCCGTCTGGCTGCGTCGCAAACTCGAACGCCGCTGGTAGAAAAGGATTACGGATCATGAGCAACCTTGCTTTTATAGAGCGGTCGGAAATGTCTGAACCTGAACATGAGCATGCCACTACCAAGATAAGCTGCCGCAATGTGCAGGTGCATTATGGCGAGGCCCATGCGCTCAAGGGCGTTGACCTCGATGTAAATGAGCGTGAGGTGCTGGCGCTGATCGGCCCGTCCGGTTGCGGCAAATCTACCTTCCTGCGCTGTCTGAACCGGATGAATGACACGATCATCGGTGCCCGGGTTTCCGGTCGCATCCTGCTCGATGGCAATGACATTCACAGCCCCGACCTCGATGTGGTCGAGCTGCGCGCCCGGGTCGGCATGGTATTCCAGAAACCGAACCCGTTCCCGAAATCGATCTATGACAATATCGCCTATGGCCCGCGCATCCACGGCCTGACGGATAGCAAGGCCGATCTCGATCAGGTAGTGGAAAGCAGCCTGACCCGTGCCGGTCTGTGGAACGAGGTCAAGGACCGGCTGCACCAGCCCGGCACCGGCCTGTCCGGCGGCCAGCAACAGCGCCTCTGCATCGCCCGTACCATTGCGGTCAGCCCACAGGTGATCCTGATGGATGAGCCATGCTCGGCGCTCGATCCGATCGCGACCGCCAAGATCGAGGAGCTGATCCACGAGTTGCGCTCGAACTTCACCATCGTGATTGTCACCCACAACATGCAGCAGGCACAGCGGGTGTCCCAGCGCACCGCCTTTTTCCACCTTGGCACCATGGCAGAACTGAAGCCAACCGGGGAGCTGTTCAACAACCCGCAGGATGAGCGTACACGCGGCTATATCACGGGTGATTACGGCTAAGTGCCGCTGCTGACTGGTATTTCAATGGTAGTCTTGCCGCGCGGCCGGTGCTAATCATGGCAATCATGGCCAAGTCACGAACCACCAGACCAAAACTGCGCAACTCCATCCTGCCGAAGGTCGGGGGCAAGAGTGCGCGCCGGGAGCCGGCAGAGGTGCTGGCACCACTGGTGATCCGTATGGCCGGCTATGCCGAAAGCCAGCTCGAACAGTCCATCACAGCGGCAGTCAGGCGCAATGCGGCCAAGGCAATCGCGGTCGCCGGTAATGATTCCGTGCTTGATGACCTGCAGACCCGGATCAACCGCGAGGCCCAGCAGCTGCTGATCGACCAGCGCCCGGATCAGGCGGATCTGAACCAGATACTGGGGGCGATGCGGATCGCCGGTGATCTCGAGCGGATCGGCGATTATGCCGCCAATATTGCCAAACGGGTGCGCCCGTTGGCGGAGTTTTCCGACCTGCCGCAGATCGGTGCGGTATCACGCATGGGGCGGCTGGTCCGGGACCTGTTGAGCAGCGTGGTCACCGCCTATAGCCGCAATGATCTGGCCGGTGCGATCGAGGCATGGCACCGGGATGAGGACCTCGACGACCTCTATACCAGCCTGCACCGTGAGGTCCTGACCTATATGATGGAAGACCCCCGGAATATCACAGGTTACATCCATATTCTGTTCATTGCGAAAAACGTCGAGCGTATTGGTGATCATGCAACCAATATTGCCGAGATGGTGCATCTGATCGTCACCGGCGAGCCTTTCAACAAGGTCCGTCCGACCGGTGATGATACGAGTGATCAACTGATCCGCCCTGCCGATAGGGACAAACCGGCCGGGGCAAATGACTAGACTGGCGATTTCCAAAGGGTAGGGGCCCGAGATATGAGTGATACGCTAAAGCCTATTGTGCTGATCGTTGAGGACGAAGCCGATATCGTCACGCTGCTGCAGTACAATATCGAGAAAGAGGGATTCCGTACGCTGGTGGCGACCGATGGCGAGGAAGCCCTGGTCACCATCAAGGAGACGACGCCCAATATCGTGCTGCTCGACTGGATGCTGCCCCATACCTCGGGTATCGAGGTATGCCGCCAGATGCGCCGCAATCCGCGCACCCGTGACGTGCCGATCATCATGCTGACCGCCCGTGGCGAGGAAGCGGACAAGGTGCGCGGGCTGAATGCCGGTGCCGATGACTATATCGCCAAGCCGTTCTCGGTTGCTGAACTGATCGCGCGGATGCGCGCCGTCATGCGCCGCGCCAGCCCGGCAACGGCGGATGAGAGCCTGACCTTCAGCGACATTGTCATGGACCTCGCCGCCTTCAAGGTGAAGCGCGGGGAGCGCGACGTCCATCTCGGCCCGACCGAATTCAAGCTGTTGCGTCATTTCATGAGCTATCCGGGCCGGGTATTCAGCCGTGAGCAACTGCTCGACATGGTCTGGGGCCAGGATGTTTATGTGGAACCGCGCACGGTCGATGTGCATATCCGTCGCCTGCGCAAATCCCTCAATGATGGCGGTGAAGCCGACATCATCCGCACTGTCCGCTCAGCGGGTTATGCCCTTGATGACAGCGGTAAGGTTGAATGATTTCAATCGCATACGAACGTAATATTTATAGTTAACAAAGCCTGTCCGTTTTGTTGCGCTTCAGCCCATGTGGTATAATCAACCTATGGTTGTATCATTGGGGAGGTGGTGCATGGATTATCTCAGGACATTGGCGCCTACGATTATTGATCGCCGATTTTATACAAGAGGGCAGGTGATTTGCCAGGCGGGAAACAGGGTGGATGCCATCTGGCTCATTCTGCGTGGCGACGCGGTACTGAAGACCGGTAAAGAGCAGCAGGCGACATTTTTCAAATCTGCTGGCAGCCTCTATGGCGATGTCGAGCATATCCTCGGGCTGCCCTATCAGGGCAATCTGATTGCCATCGACAAGGAGGGTGTGGAGCTCGCCCGCCTCTCACCGATAAAATTCGACAAGGCGGTGGCGGAAGCATCACCGTTCATGCAGGCGCTGACCCGGCTCAATGCCGCACGGGTGTTGAAGAGTGCCCGGTTCATCGAGGCGCGTGAAAGTCTGCTCGACAAGACCGAGCAGGAATTGCGGGCAATCGAGATGTCGATAACCGCACAGTTCTACCCGAACGATTACGATCCGCAGAATCCGCCCGAATATCAGATTGCTGCCGAATAACCGCTACTGAGTAATCGGCGTCAGTCACAGGCTGGTGCTGAACATCTCGCCATAGAGGCCGTCGAGATTCATGGTGCGACCGATGGTGATGCTGCCAGCACCGGTTATCAGCTTGATGGCTTCCATTGCCTGCCATGAGCCGATAATGCCCGCGACCGCGCCAAGAACGCCTGCCTCGGCACAGGCGGGCAGGGCATCGGCGGGCGGCAGGTCGGGAAAGAGGCTGCGGTAATCCGGGGCATCGGCCTCACGCGGATCAAACACGGCAACCTGCCCCTCGAACCGGATGACCGCTCCCATCACCCACGGGATACGCAGATTGCGGCAGGCGTCATTGATGACATAGCGTGTGGTTACAAGATCAGTGGCATCAATAATGACGTTGTGCCCAGTGAGCAGCGCGGTTGCGTTCTTTGCTGTGAGAGCTTCGTCAACCACGTTGATTGTGCATTGGCTGTTAAGGCTGTTGAGGCGTGCGCGGGCGATCGCCACCTTGCTCTGGCCGATATCGGTTTCGGTGAACAGGATTTGCCGCTGCAAATTGCTCGGTGTGACCCGGTCACCATCGATCAGGGTCAGGCTGCCGATCCCGGCGGCGGCAAGATACTGCGCTGCCGGGTTGCCGAGGCCGCCCATACCGACAATCGCAACGCTGGCTGCGGCCAGCTTCTGTTGGCCCTGTCCGCCGATTTCCGGCAGCACCAGATGCCGGGCATAGCGCACCGCCGGATCATGGATATCCGGCTGATCGCTCACTTGTCCGATGCTTTCTCGCGCGGCCATTCGGTTGGATGCTGGACCCCGGTTGAGCCGAAACCACCGGCACCGCGTTCGGTCGTGGGCAGTTCATTGACTTCAACCCATGTGACCGCGGTATAGATCGCGACGACCATCTGGGCGATGCGCATACCGCGCTCGACCACGAAGTCCTCATCGCCATGGTTGATCAGGATCACCCCGACCTCGCCGCGATAATCGCTGTCGATGGTGCCGGGGGTGTTGAGGGTGGTGATACCGTTGCGCAGTGCAAGGCCGGAGCGCGGGCGAACCTGCGCCTCATAACCGACCGGCAGGGCGAGGGAGATGCCGGTGGGGATCAGCGCGCGCTGACCGGGTGCCAGTACGACATTCTCTGCAATCGCTGCGACCAGATCCATACCGGCGGCACCGATGCTGGCATAGGCGGGCAGGTCGAGATCACGGGCGTGATCCAGACGGCGGATATGGATGTGCTGTGGCTGGGTTGGCCAGTTGATCGACATAGGCAGAAGGCTCCGGGTAACGGGATTGGGCGTGTCGGCTTTGATAACCGGATCAGGCAGATTGTGCAAAGTGCTGGGCTATACGATTGACCAGCTCATTGGCAACATCGGTTTTGCGCATATCCGGCCAATCTTCGGTCCGGCCATCGCGGGTCAGGAAGCGAATACGGTTGTTGTCGCCGCCGAAAGTTCCGGTATCGCCGCCCACATCATTGGCCAGCAGCCAGTCACAGCCCTTTTTCGCGATCTTGGCGCGGGCGTGCTCGATAATATTCTCGGTTTCGGCGGCAAAGCCGACCACCAGCGCCGGGCGACTGTCGTTACGGGTGCTGAGGCTCGCCAGAATGTCCGGATTCTCTGCCAGCGCGATGCTCGGCGGGCCATCACCGGTCTTCTTCAGCTTCTGCCCGGCCATATCGGCGGCGCGCCAGTCGGAAACCGCGGCGGCACAGACCGCGATATCGGCTGGCAGCATATTGACACAGGCATCGAGCATTTCCTGCGCGGTTTCGACGAAAATGGTTTTCACCCCCGGCGGCGGTGCCAAACCGGTCGGACCTGAAATCATGATGGTTTCGGCACCGGCACGCGCCAGTGAGGCGGCAATCGCCTGTCCCTGTTTGCCGGATGATCGGTTGGAGATAAACCGGACCGGATCGAGCGGCTCAACGGTCGGGCCGCTGGTGACAATCGCCCGTTTGCCGCGCAGGGGACCGTTGCCACGCAGCAGGTCGGTGGCGGCTGCCACGATCTCGAGCGGTTCGGCCATGCGACCGGAGCCGGTCTCGCCGCAGGCCATCTCGCCACTGCCGGGGCCAATCTGGTGCACGCCGCGCTGGCGCAGGGTGGCGATATTCGCCTGGGTCGCCGCATGGCCCCACATCATCTGGTTCATGGCCGGGGCGATCAGGATCGGCTTGTCGGCGGCCAGCAGGGTGGTGGTGGCAAGATCGCTGGCCAGCCCATTGGCCATCTGGGCCAGAATATTCGCACTCGCCGGGGCGATGATGATCAGGTCGCATTCGCGCGACAGGCGGATATGGCCCATCTCGCTCTCATCCTTCAGGGACCAGAGATCGGTATAGACCGGGGATTCCGACAGTGAGGCAACGGAAAGCGGGGTGATGAATTCGGCCCCGCCAGCGGTCAGGACGCAACGCAGCTCGGCCCCGCGTTCGCGCAGTCGGCGGATCAGATCGAGGGATTTATAGGCCGCAATGCCGCCGGAGATGATCAGCAGGATGCGGAACCCGCCGAGGGCGGTGCTGTCGATTGTCTGCGCGTTCATATCGCTCATAGGGCACCTGACTGGTATATGCCGATCAAGACATGATGCCTAACAGATAGGTCTTTGTCCCGCGCACGGGAAGCGGAAAACGGTATATCCGGCGATTATCCCGGTATTTCCGCCATTTCTGCTGGCCGGTTTCCATTCACTTATATATATTGGATTTTAGATAAACGTGATCGAACCAATTTGGGGCGAGAGAAATGGGCTTATCACCAACCATGATGGGACTGGCTGGCGACGTGAACAGCGTCAGTGGCGGTTCCCCGGAAAAGGGCGCAGAAATCAATGCGCCGCTCGACCTTGTCGACGTGAATGCTTTTCGGCTGGCGCGCAAGGGGCTCAATGCTCTGACCGATGCGCTCACCGGCACCAAGGCATTCGAACCGCACCGTCCGGGTATGTAGGTCTCGGCGATATAACATTGAATTAAGGCGATCAGTCAGATCGCCTTTTTTATTGCCTGAATTCTGGTTTGGCTGACTACAGCCGCCAGCCGCTGTGAATGGCGGCGATACCGGCAGACAGATTCTCATAGGTTGGACGATGGAGCCCGGCATCGCGCATCCGCTGAACGAGGGCTTTCTGCTCAGGGAACTTGCGGATGCTCTCCACCAGATACTGATAGCTGTCCCGGTCACCGGCGACCAGTTCGCCGAAGCGCGGGATCAGGGTGAAGGAATAGAGATCATAGAGGCGGTTCAGTATCGGCGCATGGACGCGGCTGAACTCGAGGCAATAGAACTTGCCGCCCGGTTTCAGTACCCGGCGTGCCTCACGCAGAGCAGCGTCGATGTCGGTGACGTTGCGCAGGCCGAAGGAAATGGTCACCCGGTCGAAGCTGCGGTCATCGAACGGCAGTTGCTCGGCATTGCCACAGGACCAGGTGACTTGATCGACAATCCCGCGATCCAGCGCCCGGTCGCGGCCAACCGCCAGCATGGCCGGATTGATGTCGCAGATATTGACCGGTGGTTGCTCGATGTCGAGGCTTTGCCGTTTGATCTGCCGTTCCAGCTTGCCTGCGATGGCAAAGCCGATATCGCCGGTGCCACCCGCCAGATCGAGCACCGACATGCCGGGCCGCAGTCCAAGCTGGGCGACGAAGCGGGCTTTCCAGATGCGGTGGACACCGGCGGACATGACATCATTCATAATGTCGTAATTGCTCGCCACGCTGGCAAAAACATCGCCGACCATTCTGGTCTTGTCCCGGGCGCTGACCGTGCGGAAGCCGAAATCGGCGGTGGCGTCAGTGCCAGTGCCAGTGCCAGCTTCAACATCGGTATCGTGATTTGGCCTGCTGTTCTCGCTCATGCTCTGGTGCCCGGATGATGGATAGGTCGGTCGCGGAAAATGCTGTTCGGCTTCCGATAGCATGAATATGGTGCCGGGTCAGCGGCTTTGCCGTCACTGATAGCGCTTATGCGACAATATAGGCGAGAGTAACCCATGCCCGAACTTCCCGAGGTTGAAACCGTTGGTCGCGGATTGGCCAATGCCGTGCTGGGGGCTGTTATTGAGACGGTGGATCAGCGCCGCCCGGATCTGCGTTGGCCGATGCCTGCGGATCTGCCCGCACGGCTCGCCGGTCGGCGCTGGGCCGAGATTACCCGGCGTGGCAAATATCTGCTGGTCAGCCTCGATGACGGGCAGGTGATGCTGCTGCATCTCGGCATGTCCGGGCGCATGGTGATCCTGAAGCCGGGTCACAACAATGCGCCGCCAGCCAAGCATGACCATGTGATTTTCGACTTCACCGACGGGCATCGGGTGATTTTCAGCGATCCGCGCCGGTTCGGTGCCCTGTTGATGGAGCCATCCGCCGCCGCCATGGCCGCGCATCCGCTGATTGTCGCGATGGGGCCGGAGCCGTTTGACCCGGCCTTTGATGCCGCTGCCCTGTCCGCCGCACTCAAAGGACGCAAGTCACCGATCAAGACCGTGTTGCTCGATCAGAAGGTGGTGGCCGGTCTCGGCAATATCTATGTCTGTGAGGCGCTGTATCTGGCTGGCATCAGCCCGACACGCCTCGCCCATACGGTTGCGGGCAAGCGGGCCGAGCGCCTCGTTCCAGCCATCCGCTCGGTGCTGGAGGATGCGATCAGGGCCGGTGGCTCAACCTTGCGGGATTATGTGCAGGCCAGCGGCGAGCTCGGTTATTTCCAGAAGCAGTTTTCGGTTTATGACCGCGAGGGGCATCCCTGTCCGCGCTGTTCTGTCGATGATCCCGACAATCCGCCGATGATTATGCGCATGGTGCAATCCAACCGCTCGACCTTCTATTGCGGCCGGTGCCAGCGCTGATCCTTGCCTTCGGTTATCGGGCGATTATGTATGTCATTGAATTGCCGCTCCAGTCGCGCTAAGCAGAGGCCATGAAATTTTCCACGCAGCATACCGCTCTGTCGACCGCCGCCCTTCTCGTCCTGGCGCTGGTTCTGGCCTTTCCGGTTACCGGTCGGGCCTTTGACTATATCGACGGGTTTGATGCGGTGCCGGTGATGGCCGGGATGGCTCAGACCGATGACGGCAGCCTGATCTTCGACAAGCCCGGTGGCCGGATTCTGGAGGCGACCATCGTTGGCCCTGTGGATCACCTGAGCGCTATGCGGTTTTATGATCAGACCCTGCGCTCGCTCGGCTGGGCACCGGTCGGCCCGGCTGCCATCGGCAAGGCCCAGTACGCCCGTGAGGATGAAGCGCTGCAGATCGAGCAGCTTGACGCCAATGGCGACACCACGCTGATATTCCGCCTGAACCCGGCGCCGTCCGACCGCTGAGTCGACCTGACCCGAAATCTCAAATCCGACAGAACCTCAAGGAAATCTCCATGGCCTACGAAAACATCCTGACCAGCACCGATCATGGTGTCGGGGTCATCACCCTCAACCGGCCAAAGGCGCTGAATGCGCTCTCCACCGGTTTGATGCGCGAGCTGGGCAAGGCGGCGCTGGAGTTCGATCAGGATGATACCATCGGCGTGATTGTCTTGGCCGGTAACGAAAAGGCGTTTGCTGCCGGTGCAGATATCAAGGAAATGGCCGAGCGCGATTTCATCGATGTCTATGGCAGCGATTTCATCACCTCCGAATGGGAGACCATCCTGCAGGTGCGCAAGCCGGTGATCGCTGCTGTTGGTGGCTATGCCCTCGGTGGCGGTTGTGAGCTTGCGATGATGGCCGATTTCATTATCGCCAGCGAGAACGCCAAATTCGGTCAGCCGGAAATCAATATCGGGGTTATTCCCGGTTCCGGTGGTACCCAGCGTCTGGCCCGTGCGGTTGGCAAGGCCAAGGCTATGGAAATGTGCCTGACCGGTCGTATGATCGATGCCGAGGAAGCCGAGCGTGCCGGGCTTGTCAGCCGTATCGTTCCGGCTGAAAAGCTGATGGATGAGGTTATGGCCGTGGCGCACAAGATCGCCAAGCTGTCCCGCCCATCGGTCATGATGTGCAAGGAGGCGGTGGATGCCGCTTTCGAGACCACGCTGCGTCAGGGCGTCATGTTTGAACGCCGTCTGTTCCATTCCCTGTTTGCGACAGAGGATCAGAAAGAGGGAATGGCGGCTTTTGTCGAAAAAAGACAACCGAATTTCAAACATCGGTGATAAAACGACCAAATGATTTCGGGGGCAACCGTTTGACGCAAAACCGGATAATGACAGTATCCACGTTATCCACGCTTTTCGTCACTTGACGCTGGGTTCCAGCTTGCATATAACCCCGGCTCTAGTGAATTCGGGGCCGCGATGCGGCCAGTGTTACGCTGAGGTCCAGAGAGAGTGCCGGGAAGGCTACAGGCGATCTGGATCAACGGGCAGTAGCCCGCGGCATTTGAAAATTTGGAGAGTAAACATGGCAAACCACAAGTCTGCCAAGAAACGCATTCGTCAGACCGCCCGCCGCACCGCTGTGCGCCGTGACCGGGTCAGCCGCATCCGCACCTTCATCAAGCGTGTGGAACTGGCTATTGCCGGTGGTAATCAGGAAGAGGCGCTGGCAGCCCTTAAAGCCGCCCAGCCACAGCTTCAGTCCGGTGTCACCAAGGGTGTCCTGCACAAAAATACGGTAGCCCGGAAAATTTCCCGGCTTTCAAAATCTATCAAGAAAATGGCTTGACCCTGGGGCCGCCCGTCGGTACTCTTAAGGTATCAAGTATAGATAAGTAAAAACAGCGCTCTGCACTCGCAGAGCGCTGTTTTTTATTTAAAAATTATTTTCAAAAATCTTTGAACAATTATTACTTTTTTCCATGTTCCGGTTTCGATCCCATTGCCTTTTTCCCGACAAGGCGCTTTACTCATAGCTGTCGACGAACGGCGTGTCCGACGCGACATACTTGGCCCGGCGGGAAGGCGGGGCCAATCATCCCACAATTTGAAAAGTAGCCGGAAAGTATAGATCAGCTAAGAAGTCGAAAATTATAAAGCTTTGATCGCTTTCTCTGGATTGCTTATTTGATACTGCTTTTAAAGTAGCGCTATTGCTGTGCCTATTACTTGCAGCTACGGTGCTCGTGACATAAACCACTGGGGAAGAAAGGAAAGATTGATGGGGCACTATAATCAATCGATCGAGTTCAATATCGCGTTGTCAGTCACATCTAGCGTTTACGGTCGGTCAGGCCTCGTCATCAGACGAAAACCTGTCTCCAAGGGATTTTAGCGATCCGCTTTTGATCGCCGGACGATGATCGGGACCGCCCAATCGGTCACTTTCCCCGTCCACACTGCTCAGTCTGTTTTTCAGGGCCGGCAGATACATTCAGACAGATGCCGTATAAGGCACCGAAATTGGCATGATCCGCCGTTCCATCCCATGCAGGAACAGGTATTGGACAGCCGGATTTTCTGTTCCCGAATGTTCTGGCCAGGCCGATTGCAGCACTGATCACTATGAACCGGCACAGGACAGCCCGGAAGTCGCCATCCGGCAATGTCCATATATGTGCCGCTCCCCCGCACGAATTACCGAAGAATGGTCTCAACATGATCGCCGCCCAAAACGCCCCCATCTCCACCACCCCCATCAGCAACGACCCGACTACCGAGACAGCCGCTGCCGCTGCCGCTGCCCAGCAAACCATCAATCCGATCCTGCATCGCCTGTATCACCAGTGGAATGCGGTTCAAGAACGCCTGCGCGTGGAAGTTGGCGATAATGCCTATAAAAACTGGCTGAAGCCGCTGGTGCCGACCGGTCAGGTTGACGGCGAAGTGCTGCTTGCCGTCCCGACCCGCTTTATGCGCGACTGGGTCAACCGTCATTATGTCGATCGTATCCGTCAGCTTTGGGCGGCTGAGGACGGGTCGGTTCTGCGGGTTGAGATCATCATCTCACCGAATGCGGCGGCCAATCTCGCCAAGGCGGTCAGCGAGGCGCCACCACCACCACCGGAACTGCTCAAACCATCCGATCCGGTTGAGCGCACCCGTCCGGTCAAGTTCCATGGCACCATTCGCCAGCCCGGCGATGCCGGCAATTTCAACGGCGGCTCACTGAATGACAGCGAAGAGGCTTTGCTGTCCCAGCTCGATCCACGCTTCACCTTCGACAATTTTGTTGTCGGCAAGCCGAACGAACTGGCCCATGCCGCTGCCCGCCGGGTGGCCGAAAGCGATAATGTGCCGTTCAACCCGCTGTTCCTCTATGGCGGTGTCGGCCTCGGTAAAACCCACCTGATGCACGCCATCGGCTGGGCAATCCATCAGAAGACCCCGGAACGCAAGGTGCTGTATCTCAGCGCCGAGAAGTTCATGTACCAGTTTATCCGCGCGCTCCGCTTCAAGGACACCATGGCGTTCAAGGAGCAGTTCCGCAGCGTCGATGTCCTGATGATCGATGATGTGCAGTTCATCAGCGGCAAGGAGAGCACCCAGGAAGAGTTCTTCCATACTTTCAATGCGCTGGTTGACCAGAACCGCCAGATCATCATTTCCGCCGACAAGAGCCCGTCCAGCCTCGAAGGTCTGGAAGAGCGTCTTCGTTCCCGCCTCGGCTGGGGTCTGGTGGCCGATATTCACCCGACCAGCTATGAGCTGCGCCTCGGCATCCTGCAGGCGAAGGCTGACCAACTGAAAGTCAACGTGCCGCAGAAGGTTACCGAGTTCCTCGCGCACAAGATCACCTCGAATGTCCGCGAGCTTGAGGGCGCGTTGAACCGCCTCGTTGCTCATGCCGATCTGGTCGGTCGCGACATCACCCTCGATACCGTGCAGGACGTGCTGCAGGATCTGCTCCGCGCCTCCGATCGCCGGGTCACCATCGATGAAATTCAGCGCCGGGTGGCCGAGCATTACAATATCCGGGTTGCCGACATGCACTCCGCCCGCCGGGCCCGTGCGGTTGCCCGCCCGCGTCAGGTCGCCATGTATCTGGCGAAACAGCTGACCTCCCGTTCCCTGCCGGAAATCGGCCGCAAGTTTGGTGGTCGCGATCACACCACGGTCATGCATGCCGTGCGCAAGATCGAGGAAATTTGCTCGACCGACAGCGCCTTCGCGGAAGATGTGGAACTGCTGAAGCGGATGCTGGCTGGTTGATACGGCGAGCCGCAGAGAGACACTGCTTTTCAGAAATGACGCGAACTGGTCAGATCAGTTCGCGTCATTTCTGTTTGTGGCGCGATCGATCATATTGTCGATCCGGTCCTTGAGGCCGGTAATACCGCTCGGACCCTTGGGCTCCTCATTGAGCAGGTTCGGGTCATTGGCATCGCTGTCAAAGACAAAGCCGAACCCGTCTTCATGCTCGGCAATGACCGGCTTCAGCCCGAAATCATTCTGATTGAATGCCAGGTGGCGGAGCGTGGCACCGGTCTCCTGCATATCGATAACCGTGCGCATGGCCCAATCGGACGGAATGCCGATGACCGGATTGGTCATGACCGCCGGTTGCAGAACCGGACCATAACCCGGGTAGCGGGCCACCCCCTTGCCGAGCACCACCGGTGAGGCGAGGGCCAGCACCAGCAGGATGCCGGAGGACAGGCGGAAAACCTTGTTGATCCTGAGTACGGTCGGTGCACCTAGCTTCAAGAGTTTGGCGACCATATGCCAAAGGGACAGCAGGAACAGAAAACTGCCGATAATTGTGCCCGACAATCCGGCAAATCCGGCGGCGAACATGATCAGCGGCAGGGCAAAGAGCAGTTTCAGGGACGTCTTGGCACCATCGGCGAGGCGACCGCCATTCTCGAAATCCTCCAGCGGCGCCTGCATGTCCCCAGCCAGCGCATCAACCGGGCGCCGCTCGATACGCGGATAATAATCGGTGGCGAAAGTTGCTTCATCGATGGCGGGATCGATCCGGAGTTCGCTGGGTAGCCGTAGCGAGTTGCGCAGGCGTTTCTGGATGCCTTCCTGGGCGATGAAATCGGGATATGTCAGGTCCGGGGCGAGCGAGGCGCCGAACCATTCATTGATCGAGGCATTGTAACGTTTCTCCGCCTCGGCCGGCAGGTCACGGATCGCGGCGGTCAGCAGAATATCCCGCCCCTCGGCACTCAGGGTCCAGTTTTCCGGCAGATTGACACCTTCCTTGGTGATTTCCTGCCGGAGGGTGGTCAGTACGCTTGGATGGGCGATGAACTGGGCTTCCGTCAGGTTAAGCGGCAGATTGCCGAAACGCTCGAGAAAGGCGTCGGAGAGGACATTGATACCAGTATTGGCAATGAACTCCTCGGAACCCGGACAGCCACTGCGTCCGCACCATATCTGTGGATCGACATATTTGCCGAACAGCTCGGTCGAGTATTCCTCATAGCGGCGATCGGCTTCTGCGGTGCCGCGCCCACGCTGATGTGCTGGAAAGTAGACATTGAGCAGGTCGCGAAAGTCGGGGATACGGGCATTCAGTTGCTGTATCGCCTGTTCGCGGCGTTGCAGGTAATTGTTCCAGCGGGCGGTGGCCGACTGGATCACGGCATTCCAGAGCTGGTCCGAACGCTGGTTCAGATTGGCCAGTGTTTGTCGATAGGTATTTGCAGCAATGGTGTAGCGCTCATAATCACGCTGGGTTTCGGCAACCGCTTCCTGAAAT encodes:
- a CDS encoding phosphate transport system regulatory protein PhoU, which produces MAKSRTTRPKLRNSILPKVGGKSARREPAEVLAPLVIRMAGYAESQLEQSITAAVRRNAAKAIAVAGNDSVLDDLQTRINREAQQLLIDQRPDQADLNQILGAMRIAGDLERIGDYAANIAKRVRPLAEFSDLPQIGAVSRMGRLVRDLLSSVVTAYSRNDLAGAIEAWHRDEDLDDLYTSLHREVLTYMMEDPRNITGYIHILFIAKNVERIGDHATNIAEMVHLIVTGEPFNKVRPTGDDTSDQLIRPADRDKPAGAND
- a CDS encoding deoxyuridine 5'-triphosphate nucleotidohydrolase, whose protein sequence is MSINWPTQPQHIHIRRLDHARDLDLPAYASIGAAGMDLVAAIAENVVLAPGQRALIPTGISLALPVGYEAQVRPRSGLALRNGITTLNTPGTIDSDYRGEVGVILINHGDEDFVVERGMRIAQMVVAIYTAVTWVEVNELPTTERGAGGFGSTGVQHPTEWPREKASDK
- a CDS encoding bifunctional phosphopantothenoylcysteine decarboxylase/phosphopantothenate synthase (catalyzes the conjugation of cysteine to 4'-phosphopantothenate to form 4-phosphopantothenoylcysteine, which is then decarboxylated to form 4'-phosphopantotheine; in the alphaproteobacteria, this protein contains an N-terminal SbtC-like domain), which produces MNAQTIDSTALGGFRILLIISGGIAAYKSLDLIRRLRERGAELRCVLTAGGAEFITPLSVASLSESPVYTDLWSLKDESEMGHIRLSRECDLIIIAPASANILAQMANGLASDLATTTLLAADKPILIAPAMNQMMWGHAATQANIATLRQRGVHQIGPGSGEMACGETGSGRMAEPLEIVAAATDLLRGNGPLRGKRAIVTSGPTVEPLDPVRFISNRSSGKQGQAIAASLARAGAETIMISGPTGLAPPPGVKTIFVETAQEMLDACVNMLPADIAVCAAAVSDWRAADMAGQKLKKTGDGPPSIALAENPDILASLSTRNDSRPALVVGFAAETENIIEHARAKIAKKGCDWLLANDVGGDTGTFGGDNNRIRFLTRDGRTEDWPDMRKTDVANELVNRIAQHFAQSA
- a CDS encoding phosphate regulon transcriptional regulatory protein PhoB — encoded protein: MSDTLKPIVLIVEDEADIVTLLQYNIEKEGFRTLVATDGEEALVTIKETTPNIVLLDWMLPHTSGIEVCRQMRRNPRTRDVPIIMLTARGEEADKVRGLNAGADDYIAKPFSVAELIARMRAVMRRASPATADESLTFSDIVMDLAAFKVKRGERDVHLGPTEFKLLRHFMSYPGRVFSREQLLDMVWGQDVYVEPRTVDVHIRRLRKSLNDGGEADIIRTVRSAGYALDDSGKVE
- a CDS encoding phosphate ABC transporter ATP-binding protein; protein product: MSNLAFIERSEMSEPEHEHATTKISCRNVQVHYGEAHALKGVDLDVNEREVLALIGPSGCGKSTFLRCLNRMNDTIIGARVSGRILLDGNDIHSPDLDVVELRARVGMVFQKPNPFPKSIYDNIAYGPRIHGLTDSKADLDQVVESSLTRAGLWNEVKDRLHQPGTGLSGGQQQRLCIARTIAVSPQVILMDEPCSALDPIATAKIEELIHELRSNFTIVIVTHNMQQAQRVSQRTAFFHLGTMAELKPTGELFNNPQDERTRGYITGDYG